The following is a genomic window from Synechococcus sp. JA-2-3B'a(2-13).
GGATAAGGAAACAACTCCACCAAGCCCCGCACCAAGTCAGAGCCGCTCACCAGCATGTAGCCGGAAATGAAGAGGGTCAGCACCGTGGTTAGCAGACCGCCCAGCAAACCGCGGGTGAAGTCGAAAGACTGCACCAGCACCCGTTGTCCCGAGCGAACTGCCCAGCTCATCAACGACTGAGGATCGAGCAACTGGTTTAAGTAGTCCAGCGCCGCCGGATCCACCCCCGCCAGATCAGCAATCCAGGTGTCCACCAACAGTTGCAACTGCTCCAGATAGAAAGGCAGCCTCGTCAGCAACCGCTGGGTCTGAGTCGCCACCGTCGGGCCAATAAGCAGAGCCAAGCCGGCAATCCCGGCAATTAAGCTCAAATACACCAGCACAACCCCCAGCCAGCGGGGGATGCGTAATCGCTCGGCCAGATCCACCAGGGGAGCCAGCGCTGCCGCCACCACCACCGCGATCATCACCGTCAGCACCAAGCTGCGCAGTTGCCACAGCAGCAACAACAGCATCCCTGTGGCCACCACCAGGGCTACAGAGGATACGGAGATGGTCAGTTGTCTTCGGCTCATCACTTGGCTGGGTTCTCTTCAGGGGGCGTTCAAGCCCCCCCTAGGTAACAGATGGCTCTACCATCCTGGCCTGGCTTGGACGAACTTGCCAAATGCTCCTGGGCAAAGACCCCAAACCCAGCGCTTCAGATCTTCAGCAAAAACCCCGCCAGAGCTGAGCTACCGCAACAGTTCCCTCCGCACCGCTTCTACATATTCCAGCAGCCCCGGGGATCCCGTGCCGGAAGCCCGCCACAACATCAAAGCGCTACCCAAATCGGAAGCGGCACCAGCCCTATCCTCTCCCTGGTAAGCGCGCGCCATACCGCGGTGGTAGTAACCTTCAGCCCGCTGGGGCTGCACCTCGATAGCCCGGCTGAAATCCTGAACGGCCAAATTGAAGTCGCAGATGCTGGCCCACATCAGGCCGCGATGGACATAGGCCTCGAAAAGATCGGCAGCACTTTGATTTTGCTTGGCCAGCTCAATCGCCAGATGCGACACATCAAACGCCGATTCCAGATGGCCTTGTTCGGCCCAGATGCGAGAGCGGATCAAGTGCAGTTGCGGGTTGTGATAGGCAATCCGATCCAGAGGAGACAAGGTTGCCAGAGCCTGCTCAGGTTCTTGCAAACGCTCGTGTTGGATTTTGGCCTTGAGCAAATAGGCTTCAGCCAGATAGGGATCCAAAGCAATAGCAATATCCAGATCCCGCAGAGCGGAGCGCATCAGGTAAGCAATGGCAGAAGCATGCTCCGGCTGCGGTAAAGCAGCAGGATCCTCCTGAGACTGACGCCAGAAGTATTGCGCCCGTTGCAGATAAAGCTGCGCATTTCCCGGCTCCTGTTGGATGGACTGGGTTAGCAGCGCCAGCTCATTGGGAAGATCCGCCGGAGCAGAGGATTGAGAGAGAGTGGAATCCTGACGCCGAGGCCGTGCCGGCACGGCAAGGCTTGGGTTGGAACGGCCAACAACCCCCGCGGGCTGGGGATCTGCCTGTTGCGCAAGCCATTGATAGACCTGCTGCTGGTGAGCGAGAGATCGCTGCTCAAGCTGTTGTACCCGTTCTTGCAGTTGGGCTTGCCGCCTGAGCCAAGATTCAGAACCTGGTTCATCTTCAAACAAGGTCTGGGATGACGGCAGAGAGTGCTCCCAAGCTTGCAGAGAAACCTCAGTGGCCGCACTCCGCCCTTTCCGAGACGAGGCCAACCAGCCACATTCGCCGATCAAAAACGGCAAGGACAGCAAACCCAACAAAGCCGAGCCGGAGAACAGAAGACTGGGCCTAAGCATGGATCCCACCCCTTGAAATAGCTTAGAAGTAAAGAGTTGCCTCTAAACTAGTTCGCCGCAGCCGCAGTGTCCAGAGTTTCGGCGATGCTTGCCCTGAGCCAAAACTCAGAAACTCTCCCCTAGGGGATTCTGCCACCCGCCAGATCCACCAACTCCACGCGGCGATTCTTCGCCCGGCCTTCCTCAGTGGTGTTGCTGGCCACAGGAGCAGAGAACCCCACACCAACCGGATAGAGTCGACGTTGCTCGATACCCAGCTGAACCAACCGGTTGACAACCGCCTCGGCCCGGCGCCGCGAGAGACCTAGGTTGTAGTCGAAGCTACCGGTTGCATCGGTATGACCGACCACGAGGATGCTGAGGTCGGTGCGCTCGCGCATCAGCTTGGCGATCTCGGCAAGGGTGGGCTCGGCAGCCGCTTCAATCTGATCCGAGTCATAGGCAAAGAGAATGCCGTAGAGGGCGATCCGGCCATCGCGGCTGATGGCTTGATTGATCTCGCCGCTTGTGATGCTTTCAACCAGCTCCAGGCGTTGCTGGCGGGGCTTGACATCGACGACATCCACTCGCCCCAGAGTAATCCCGGTCGGGATCTGCCCACTGCCGCGGGTGATCTCCCAGTCATCGGTATTGACCACAAAGTAGGCGCTCACGAATCGCTCATCGCCTTCGGGGGACTTGCCACGTGCGGCTAAATAGGCAGCAGTGTTTTCTCTGGCGTTCTGAAACGGCCACTGGGCCCGTTCTTCCGGCGTGCTGTAGGTGCCCTTCATATTGAGGATCTCGTGAGCAATCTGGTTGTTGTAGCCAAGGGTCTCAATCTCCTCCCCCAAGCCGGAGAAGAGGATCTCAAAGCCGGACTCTTTCAGTTCGGTTTCGTAGTTGAGCAGCGCCTCAAGAGGGGCAACCCGCTCCGGCAGTCGGTAATAGGTCGTGATGCGACGCCCTTCGACAGTTTGAGACCGGTACGGCTGCACAGCTCCCATCGCGCCACTGAAGACGATTTTTTCAAGGGCTAACTTAAAGCGGTCGTAGTCGGCCTGCGATTGAAACACAATGCTGGATCCTGCAAAGCGCTTGAGCCCCGGAGGATCCGCCGTTCCGGGCAGATCGGCCCGAGCCGGCCCCGCCTGGACAAGCAGCGCTGTTAGCACAGCGAAGGCAAAACGCTGTAAATCTGCGCGAAAAGACATAGCCACTCCCTAGTTTTTCCAAAATCTTTACGGGGCCAATGCCTAGAAGCTTAGCTCAGAAATGCAAAGGGATTAAGGGCAAACCTTTCTTTTAGTGTGTTAGTTTACGAACCATTGTTAGTACTTAGGATATGAAGCACTTAAAAATTAAGAGAAAATGCTAACCCGTAGTCGAGCTGAATATTCGAGACAATGCTCTGGCGCTCCCAGCTACCAAGGCGAACTCAAAAAGCGTTCATAAGCATTCATACCCTTTGTAACAGATTGCAAGCAAACCTTCACAAACAGATCACTGCACCCCAGAGTTAGATTTTCTACAGGAGCAGAACCGGGAAGTGCCACCCTTACCTTGGTTCAGTTCGACTCCCAGGATCCCTATGAAGTCATTCACCGCTTCAAGCCAATTGCCGAGGTCCCTGAGCTGACCCGCGAGACCTACGTGCCGCGAGCTTCTACTCCCTTGCTGGATGCCATGGGGCGCGGCATCATCGACCTAGAAAAGAGCCTCAGCGAACTCAGCGAGGCAGATCGCCCGGCCAAGGTTGTGATGGTTGTGGTAACCGATGGGCAAGAGAATGCCAGTCGCGAGTTCCGCAAAGAGCAAATTGAGAAGATGATCAAGGAAAAAACCGAGAAGGAGAGCTGGCAGTTTGTCTTCTTAAGCGCCGATCTGGCTGCCATTGGGGATGCCCAAACCGTTGGCTTCGCTCCCAGCGCGTCCTTGCTATATCAGAAGTCTAAATTGGGCAGCGCAGGAGCGTGGACTTCTCTCTCTCGGCGCACCTCCGAGTACCGATTGGCTGTTCGCCAGAGGCTTATGTTCCTTGATGAAGACCGACAGCATCCCGACGATCCGAACAAGGGCAAGGAAGAAAGCTAATCCCTCTGCGGATAGGGCTTTGTGGGCAGGTTGACACGGGAAGCCCCTCGGATCCAGGGAAAGGGGAAGTATTGCAATGACCTCTGGGCCAGGGAGGATCCCTTCAGCGCCGTCGTCTGGAGCAGCGACGCAGTAACCAACTGGCGGCGGCCCGGTCGCCTTCATCCCATGCCAACCGCTCCACGGCCACCATCACCATCGAGGTGATCACAGCTTCACTTAAATGGCGAGAACGCAAATGCTGCACGGCTGAAGTGGCGGCCTCCAGGTCGCGTCTGCGAATGGCGCGGAGCAGCTCATCAGACATAGACCAAGTCAACGAGCCTCACTTCCTTTCTGCCCCCTTTCTACCCCAAGAGCCAGAAACTTCCCCTTTCCTTCACCTGCTTGTCAGATAATGCAAAAGTTCGTCTTACTTTCACGAAATATCTCACAAGATGTCTCAGGAATTGTTACACTTTTTGCCCCTGAGCCGACCAGGCATGTTAGGCAGCAGGAAGAGCCACAGGAGAGCACGGGATCCCTTGGATAAGCCGCTCCATTTCCGCTTGCAAATCTTGGGTGAGGGCTTGTACGGCTTGTCGGCGGTTGGCCTGGTAGGCGGGCCAGCGTTCGGAAACCGAGAGGGGATCCCCAATGCTGAAACGGGCCAGGCGGGGTCCCAAGCGGGGGGGAGCAGTTCCGACGGGATTTTCTCCTTTGATCCAAGCCAGCAGACTCCAGAGGCGCAGGGCGGTTTCCGCCAACTCATCCAGACTCAAACTGGGCTGCTCAGGTACAGGGCGCACCGCAAACACCATTAAGGTTTCCGCCAAGCGCATGTGCCAGAGGTGAAAACTGGCCTCAGCAGCCACTCGATTGGCCAGCCCCCTTTCCAAAGCCGAGAGAGCAGCAATATCGGCAATATCTTCGCGGTAGATCCAGGCCCAGCCCGCCTGTTCGATGCGGTGCCGCCGCTCGATTAAGTCTCCCTGGGGCTCCAGACCAAAATGCTGCTCGGCCACGCGCAGGACCAGATCCGATAAGCTTTGAAGACGCGCCAACAGATCCCCCTCTTTAACTTGGGCTCTATCTGCAGCAGGAAGGGCAGGGGCATAAAAGCGCTCATAGAAGGTCTGCACGACTTGCAGCAGGTGTTCTCCCAAGCGAAGAATACGGGCCAGCAAAAAGGCCTGACTGGCATGGGTTGAGCGCGGGGGTGGCAGCTTGCAATCGGCCTCCATGCGGCTGAGCAATCTATTCAGAGCGGCACTGGGATCCCGCAGGTAGGAATAGCGAAGGCCTACCGGCAAGATCAGCACCTGCTCTGGCCGTCCCGCCTTGTGCAGATCCTCCACCGCCCAAAAGCTCATCTGGGCTACCCCCGGCTCCAACGGGTTGAGAAGACTGCTCATACCGTTGATCGTTCCTTCTGGAGCTACCGCCAGCGGATATCGGCCCGATACAAACTGCTCACGAGAACTCTTTAGCCCTGCCCGATCCAGACGGCCTCGCAAAATCGGGATCCCGCCCAAGCGCGGCAAGCCCCAACGGGCAACGGATCCCAGCCACAGAGGTAGGCCGCGGTCGTAGACAAACAAAACGTGGGGTCGGCCCCGAAAGCCGATCCCCTGGCGTTGGGCCACCTGCGGCAGAAGATGGGCAAACAAGTACATCAAGCAGGGGGGATCATCGAGGGTCGGGTGTCGAAACGCCACCAACAGGCGAATCTTGCCCGCCTCAAACTGCTGATAAAGCTGAGCCAAACGCTCTCCCCCCTCCACTTCAACGCGAGGGATCCCTTTGGTCCATCGCAACCAAAAGGGCAAGCCTGCTTGAGCAAAACGAACGACCCAAGGCGTCAATCGCGGTGGCAAAAACTTGAGGGGTGGCTGAACCTTCTGTTGCATAGGGATCCTTATCTAGGGTCAGAAAGAGGGTGAACCTAGGCTTTGGATCCCATCTTAAAGAGGGCAAAGCGGGAAGAAAGCCACACAGTGACAGTTCGTCAACTGGATCCCTTCTCCTCACTCCCGGCCCGGCAGCGGCTCAAGCCCCAGCAGTTTTTTTCCGGCGACCGCGAGTCGCTTTGGGGGAAGCTTCTTTACTTGGGGTTGACTCCTCCACCACCTGGCCGTTTAGCACTTGCTTGAGGTGAATGTGCTTGTAACCCAGCTGAATCTCGAACTCATCCCCGGGTTTGAGATTCATTTTTTCGGTGTAGGCCGACCCAATGATCAACTGCCCATTTTTGTGAACGCTGACCCGAAAGGTTGGCTCACGACCGCGCTTGTCTCGGCTGGAACTTGGGCTGAGACTCAGACCTTTTGCCGCCAGCACCGCGTCATAGAACTCATTCAAGTTGACGCGAGGCTTGTTGGTCTTGGTCATGGTTACATAGCCACATCGCTTTGCCGTTTCTCGGCGCGGAAGATGCCCCAAAGCTTCGACCTTCTGCAGCAGAGCCTTCCCGGTTAAAGGTTGTGGTGGTATATCTGACATTTTTTAATGTCCTACATCCTTCTCTTAAGATCATACCCTTGTGATGTACTCCTGCAACCGAAAGTCTGAGACTTTTTTGAAGACAGGTTTTTCTCTTGTTCCTTGAGCCAGCAGCTCCGAAGGAAAAACCTCGTCTCCCTCAAGAGGTGTTCCTGCCCTTGCCAAAAGGTGATGGGGGCAAAAAGAACTCAAGCCCTGAAGAGTGCTGGGGCTTTTGTGGATGGAGCTGACAAAAGATCGCCTTGGGGGTAGTACCGCGGTGTAGATCCGACTCACCGCTTTCTACAGCCTCATCCCCACTCGTCGGCTGCCCCAAACTCTGATCACAGCCAGAAAACAGGCTCGACTTTCCAAAAAACCGCCGCTGAGATGGTGATTGCCTTGCGCAAATCGGTCGAAAAGACAGCCAGAGCGGTGTGAAGCTGGATGCCATCAGACCTAGGCCAGCAGGCATTTTTATCTCTTGGCAGAGGCCGGCTACATCTGAGTAATAGCTGAGGGATCCCCTCTTCGGCACTTCTTCAGATGGGAGCGCAGTGAGCGCGAGTTGCCCAAAGCAAGTTATTCATTCAGGATCCACTCGATTGGCTGCCGCTGAGACAACGATGAGTGGCAAGCTCACCAGCAAACAAAAGCCCCATTGCTCCCAAGACAGGGGTGCTGTGTCGAAGATAATGTTGAACAGGCTCCACTGGCTGAAGAGGATCTGCAGCAGGATGGCCGCCCCAATGCCGATGGCAATGGCTGCTGTATCCATGAGGCGCTCATGGCGCTCCAATTGGCTGGCACGTCCACGGCCCAACAGGGTAGGAATGGCCTGGCTGAGGCTGAGCAAGTAGAAGATGCGCCCGATCACCAACGCTTGGATGGCCATGGTGCGGGCCAGGTCAATGCTGCCGGTGGTTTGTTCGATGTATTCAAAAACCCCGAAGATCAAGATCCAGTTGAACACAGACACCAGCAGGATGCGCTGCAACAGCCTAGGAGAGAGCAAGTTGGCGTTCGGATCCCGCGGCGGGCGGGTCATCTCTCGGCCTGTGCTCGGCTCAAAGGCAAGAGGCACCGTCATGGTGATGGAGTTGATCATGTTTAGCCACAGCACTTGAATGGCCAGAATGGGGAGCTCGCGGTTGAGCAGCACGCTGAGGAGAATCGTCATCGATTCCCCCCCGTTCACCGGCAGGATGAAGGCAATGGCTTTGAGCAGGTTGTTGTAAACCGTGCGCCCCTCCTCAACGGCTGCCTCAATGGAGGCGAAGTTGTCATCGGTCAGGATCATGTCGGCAGCAGCTTTGGCCACTTCGGTGCCGCCTCGCCCCATGGCAATCCCCACATCTGCTTGCTTTAGGGCCGGAGCGTCGTTGACGCCATCGCCGGTCATGGCCACGATCTGCCCCCGCGCTTGCAGAGCTTCCACCAGGCGCAGTTTTTGCTCTGGCACCACCCGCGCGAAGACGGATCCCCGATTGGCAGCTTCCACAAATTCCTCCGGGCTGAGCTGCTCCAGATCTCGACCGCTGTAGGCTTGCACAGGTTTTCCACCCCCCAGGCCCATCTGCTCGGCAATGGCTTGAGCCGTGAGCACGTGGTCGCCGGTGATCATCTTCACCTGCATCCCAGCCGTTTGACAGGAACGCACGGCGGCAATGGCCTCTGGCCGCGGCGGGTCAATCATTCCCTGCAAACCGAGGAAGATTAAACCCTCCTGCAGATCTGGGTGATCCACCCGAGTTTGGCTGCTGGGGACGGTTTTTTGGGCAAAGGCCAGAACTCGCAGCCCCTGCCGTGCCAAGGCCTCCACCTGCTGGCGAATCCGCTCCTCTTCCAGAGGCTGGATCTCCCCCTGGGATCCCATCTGGCTGCGGCAGCGGGGCAGCAGGGCTTCCACCGATCCCTTGACATAGATGCAGTGCTCTTCTGGCCCCAGGCGGTGCAAGGTGGCCATGTACTGAAATTCAGATTCAAAGGGAATGCTGTCCAGGCGAGGGCGGCGGCGCTGCAGATCGTCCATATCCAAACCCGCCTTTTGGCCCGCCACAATGAGGGCAGCTTCGGTGGGATCCCCTACCACCTCCCACTGGCCGTTGTCTTTGGGTTGCAGACGGGTGTCGTTGCAGAGGCAACCGGCCAAGAGACAAGCCTGTAACACCGGCAGCCGATCCACTTCCACCGGAGCATCCCCCTCCTGGGCCAGGATTTGTCCCTGAGGACTGTAGCCACTGCCTGTGACTCGGTAGAGCTGGGATCCGGCGTAGATGGCCTGCACCGTCATCTGGTTTTCCGTGAGGGTGCCGGTTTTGTCAGAGCAAATTACCGTAGCGCTGCCCAGGGTCTCCACCGCCGGCAGCTTGCGGATAATGGCGTGGCGTTTTGCCATGCGGGAAACCCCAATCGCCAAGGTTACAGTGACTACCGTCGGCAAGCCTTCGGGGATAGCACTCACCGCCAGCGCCACTGCCGCCTCAAAGACACTGGCCGCCCCCTGTCCCTGAGCCAATCCCACCAAAAAGGTGAGCCCGGCCAAGCTGAGGATGATCCTGAGCAGCATGAGGCTGAATTCCTCGAACTTGCGTGTTAGGGGAGTTTGCAGGGATCCCCCCTTTTCGACCAACTCCGAGATACGGCCTGTTTGAGTCTGGTTGCCAATGGCCACCACCACCCCTGCTCCTTGGCCGAAGGTAACAAAGCTGCCGGCATAGGCCATGTTCTGGCGGTCGGCTAGGGGTGTGTCTTCCGCCAGGGATCCCAGCCGTTTTTCCACCGGCACCGACTCTCCGGTCAGGGCCGATTCATCCACCTGCAAGTTGCGCACGCTCAGCAAGCGCAGGTCGGCGGGCACCTTATCTCCCGAGCTCAAGAGCACCACATCCCCCGGCACCAGCTCCCGCGAGGGCACCCGCAGTTTTTGCCCCTCCCGGATGACAGTAACCTCCGTCACCACCGACTGGGCCAGGGCGGCGATCGCTTCCTCCGCTTTGGACTCTTGGATGTAGCCGATGAGAGCGTTGATCACCACCACCGCCCAGATCACGATGGCATTGCGCCAGGATCCCAAAAACGCCTTGACCGCCCCGGCAACCATCAAGATGTAGAGCAAGGATTGGTTGAACTGCTGCAGAAACTTCACCCAGGCCGGGGTAGCCGCCTTGGCCTTTAGCTCGTTGGGGCCATATTGCTTCTGCCGCTGGATCACCTCAGCTTGAGACAGACCCCGTTCCAGAAGCGCCGCCAGAGGCAGATCCACTGCAACGATTTGGCGGGCAACATCCTCTTCGGGCAGAGCGTGCCAGGGAGCTGCCGGCAATGAGTCAGGGGAGACGGATTTTGCCATCGCAGGTCTCTAGTTGAATCGCAACAGAACTTGAAAGCCAGCCGTGAATTCAACGGCAAATCCCTCGTACAGTCCACAGCCTAGCCGACGCCGCCTACCCCCCAGAAGTGCCGCTGTTCCCCCCAGCGTCAACAAAGCCTAGTACCCAGGAATGCTGGGGAAGGGAAACCACCTGTCCAGTTGTTCTGTCGGGGGTCGTAGACCTAGACAAGTGGCGTGGGGTAGGAATACCCAACCGCGAGGTAAAGACTCCATCCCGCTGACGCCAAGGGAAGCCCGCGCTCTGTCCGTAGGACGAGCGCCGGGAGGATGTCACGAATGCTAGGGTCTGTAACAGAGGGGAGCTTGCTCAAGATCGACAGGGATCCTTGGCCAGCCGAGCCAGAGCCTCCAAATCAGCACCCACCACGCGGTTGAGAATCCATTCGGGATGTTGCTGGGCACCCATGCGTCGATAGAACTCTATCGCCGGCTGATTCCAATCCAAAACCATCCACTCCAGCCGCCCATATCCTTTGGCCACCGCCTCCTGAGCCACCCGCGCCAAGAGCGCTTTGCCAATGCCTCTGCCGCGAAACTCCGGCAACACGAACAGATCCTCAAGGTAAATCCCTGGTCGGGTCAGGAACGTGGAAAAATTGCGGAAGTAGAGGGCAAATCCCACCGCTTGCCCCTCCACTTCTGCCAACAACGCCGAGGCCAAAGCCTCTGGGCCAAACAAATAGTGGCGCAACAGATCAGCGGATCCCGTTACCAGGTGGCTCAGCTTCTCGTACTCGGCCAAGGCGCAGATGAGGTCAAACAAAACGGGCACATCTAAGGCGGTGGCAGGACGGATTTCCATACTTTTGCCTGGCTTCACAACCAATTCCTTGAATTTCCTGAGATACCGGCACGAGAACAGACCACAGTTTATTCTTGTTGTGGACAGAACGCCCAGGCAGCATCTTTTGGACGCGCAGCGTGGTGGGGGCAGCGGCAGGGGCCCAGAGGACTCACCGCACAAGGCAGGTAGGGTGACCGAGAAAAGTAACGGCAGAAGGGATCCCAGGCCGAGTCAGAAAAGAGAGTTGGCATGGCCCGGCGCTCGTCCCCGATTGAGAGGCGGCGGGATCCCCTCTTTTCCAGCAGAGGGATCAACTGAGCCCAGAACGTTAGCCCCAACCACAAGCCAACTCCCACTCAGCGCTTGCACAATTGCCCTCCCCCGTCGGCCAACAGCGTTGTCTTCCAACCAGAATCAGCCTCGGCCAGCCTGCTTGCCCAGGACTAGCGTGGCAGCCCGTTTTGGAGCTGTCCTTCCCTGCCGGCAAGAACCCGAGAAAAACCGATTAGAGTGAAATATGGACTGACCCGCTGAGCCTTCCGATTCCATGACCACCTCCACCCTTGATGCTGCTGCCATCCTTGAAGCGTTGCGCCCTGTTCAAGATCCGGAGCTGCGCCGCAGCCTGGTGGAACTGAACATGATCCGGGATATTCGCGTCGAGCCTGGGCGAGTGGCCTTTACCCTGGTGCTGACCACGCCGGCCTGCCCTTTGCGAGAATTCATTGTCGAGGAGTGCAAAGCTGCCATCCGCCAGCTGGCCCCCATCGAAGCCATTGATGTTACGGTAACGGCAGAAACCCCCCGTTCCCCTTCCCTGCCGAATCGCCAGTCCATCCCCGGTGTGCGCAACATCATCGCCATTTCCAGCGGCAAGGGGGGAGTGGGCAAAACTTCGGTGTCGGTAAATGTGGCCGTGGCGCTGGCCCAAAGTGGAGCGCGGGTGGGGCTGCTGGATGCCGATATTTACGGTCCCAATGTGCCGCTGATGCTGGGCCTGCAGGATCGGTCTCTGGTTGTGCAAAAACGGGAAGATGGCGGCGAAGACATCTTCCCCTTGGAAAATTACGGCGTCAAGATGGTGTCGATGGGCCTCTTGGTGGGACGGGATCAGCCGGTGATCTGGCGGGGGCCAATGTTAAACGGGGTGATCCGGCAATTTCTCTATCAGGTGCAGTGGGGAGAGTTGGACTACTTGATTGTAGATATGCCCCCCGGCACCGGCGATGCCCAATTGACCCTAGTGCAGGCAGTGCCGCTGGCAGGAGCTGTGATCGTCACCACGCCACAATCGGTGGCCCTGCTGGACAGTCGCAAGGGCTTGAACATGTTTCGGCAGTTGGGGGTGCCCATCCTGGGTATTGTGGAAAACATGAGCTACTTCATCCCGCCCGACCTGCCGGATCGCCAGTACGATATTTTCGGCTCAGAAGGGGGAGAGACCACGGCCCGCGAGCTTGGTGTCCCGCTGCTGGGGCGGATCCCGTTGGAGATTGCCCTGCGCCAAGGGGGGGATGCGGGCCAGCCCATCGTCATCAGCCAGCCTGAGTCAGCCTCGGCCCAGGCGCTTCGGCAAATTGCCAAAACCTTGGCAGGCCGTGTTTCGATGCTGGCTTTGGGGGCAGGCTAGAAGCGCTCGGCTTCCACCAACGAGACCCCGAAGCTGCGTCCCCCCACCACAATCCCCTCTTGGGCCTTGCCGCGCACGGTTACAGTGCTGTTCATGGCCGGTAGGCCCTTGTCGGTGATGACCCAGAGGGAGCCGCTGTTGTCTTGGATCTCATACACGCCCTGGCCGAACACTCCTATCTGGTTCACCACGCGACCGCGGATATACACATTGGTGTAGCGGGAGGGATTTTGTTCGATCTGGGCGATGGGGGTTGTGCCGATGCCCAGACGCGCCAGTGGCCCACACCCTGCTAGGGCCAGGCTCAAACACAGCAAGAACACCAGGGATCCCTTGGGGAAAGGTAGGCCGAGTCGCTGTTTCATGGGTTGCTTCCATTACGAGCACCTGCTCCCACCATAGCAAGCCGGCAGGGAAATCCACGGCCAAGTTAGAACTTCTCGCCAATGCCGAAGTGCAGTTGGCCTTGGCCAGCGCCACCTTGCCCAACCGCGTAGTCGATGCGAAGCGGCCCCAAGGGAGATTGGATGCGAATGCCGACCCCCAGCCCCAAACCACTGCCCGGCTTGTTGCGCACCGCTGCGGGATTGCCGGCCACGGCAGCTCCACTGCCCAGATCAGTGCCGTAGTCCGCAAAGACCACTGCCCCCACCGGGTCGAAAATGGGAAAGCGCAATTCGGCGGTTGCGGTGGCAAAGCTGCGACCGGAACCGATACCCCCCTCGAAAAAGCCCCGCACCGAGTTGCCGCCACCAATGGCAAAAGCATCGTAGGGAGCCAAGTCGCCGATGGTCGTGCCTGCTCGCACATCAAAGGCCAATACCTGCGGTCGCTCGCTGCGGGTTTCAAACAGGTTGACGGGAATGAACTGGCTGTAGCCGGCCTCGAGGCGGTTGGCATTCAAGCCATTTTGAAACAGACGTACCGACTGTTCTGTGGAGATGCGAAAGACCGAGCCCTGGCTGGGGCTGTTGGGGTTGTCGCGGGCGTCGTTGACGAGGCCAAACCGCAAGGTGGTGTAGCTGTCTTGGCCGCTCTCGCTGAAGGTAATCGGGTTGCCCAGCACATCGAAGCGCTGCTGCTCCCCGTTGCTGTTGCGAGCTTCTACAAATTGGATGCGGGTGCCCAAGCTGGCCCGCCAATTGCCCCCAATCGGGCGAGAGAAAGTCACCCCGCCGCCAAGACGGTTGATGCGCACGGGATCCCCATTGGGCAGGGTGAATCCCTCATTAAAGACAAAGCTGGAGCTCTGCTGGTTGGAGATGTTGACGTTGTAGGAGGTGGGAATGTCCAGCGTGGCAATCCGCGGGTCGGTGAAGTTTAAGTCGAAGA
Proteins encoded in this region:
- a CDS encoding OmpA family protein — encoded protein: MSFRADLQRFAFAVLTALLVQAGPARADLPGTADPPGLKRFAGSSIVFQSQADYDRFKLALEKIVFSGAMGAVQPYRSQTVEGRRITTYYRLPERVAPLEALLNYETELKESGFEILFSGLGEEIETLGYNNQIAHEILNMKGTYSTPEERAQWPFQNARENTAAYLAARGKSPEGDERFVSAYFVVNTDDWEITRGSGQIPTGITLGRVDVVDVKPRQQRLELVESITSGEINQAISRDGRIALYGILFAYDSDQIEAAAEPTLAEIAKLMRERTDLSILVVGHTDATGSFDYNLGLSRRRAEAVVNRLVQLGIEQRRLYPVGVGFSAPVASNTTEEGRAKNRRVELVDLAGGRIP
- a CDS encoding 1-acyl-sn-glycerol-3-phosphate acyltransferase, whose protein sequence is MQQKVQPPLKFLPPRLTPWVVRFAQAGLPFWLRWTKGIPRVEVEGGERLAQLYQQFEAGKIRLLVAFRHPTLDDPPCLMYLFAHLLPQVAQRQGIGFRGRPHVLFVYDRGLPLWLGSVARWGLPRLGGIPILRGRLDRAGLKSSREQFVSGRYPLAVAPEGTINGMSSLLNPLEPGVAQMSFWAVEDLHKAGRPEQVLILPVGLRYSYLRDPSAALNRLLSRMEADCKLPPPRSTHASQAFLLARILRLGEHLLQVVQTFYERFYAPALPAADRAQVKEGDLLARLQSLSDLVLRVAEQHFGLEPQGDLIERRHRIEQAGWAWIYREDIADIAALSALERGLANRVAAEASFHLWHMRLAETLMVFAVRPVPEQPSLSLDELAETALRLWSLLAWIKGENPVGTAPPRLGPRLARFSIGDPLSVSERWPAYQANRRQAVQALTQDLQAEMERLIQGIPCSPVALPAA
- a CDS encoding AbrB family transcriptional regulator, encoding MSDIPPQPLTGKALLQKVEALGHLPRRETAKRCGYVTMTKTNKPRVNLNEFYDAVLAAKGLSLSPSSSRDKRGREPTFRVSVHKNGQLIIGSAYTEKMNLKPGDEFEIQLGYKHIHLKQVLNGQVVEESTPSKEASPKATRGRRKKTAGA
- a CDS encoding cation-transporting P-type ATPase; the protein is MAKSVSPDSLPAAPWHALPEEDVARQIVAVDLPLAALLERGLSQAEVIQRQKQYGPNELKAKAATPAWVKFLQQFNQSLLYILMVAGAVKAFLGSWRNAIVIWAVVVINALIGYIQESKAEEAIAALAQSVVTEVTVIREGQKLRVPSRELVPGDVVLLSSGDKVPADLRLLSVRNLQVDESALTGESVPVEKRLGSLAEDTPLADRQNMAYAGSFVTFGQGAGVVVAIGNQTQTGRISELVEKGGSLQTPLTRKFEEFSLMLLRIILSLAGLTFLVGLAQGQGAASVFEAAVALAVSAIPEGLPTVVTVTLAIGVSRMAKRHAIIRKLPAVETLGSATVICSDKTGTLTENQMTVQAIYAGSQLYRVTGSGYSPQGQILAQEGDAPVEVDRLPVLQACLLAGCLCNDTRLQPKDNGQWEVVGDPTEAALIVAGQKAGLDMDDLQRRRPRLDSIPFESEFQYMATLHRLGPEEHCIYVKGSVEALLPRCRSQMGSQGEIQPLEEERIRQQVEALARQGLRVLAFAQKTVPSSQTRVDHPDLQEGLIFLGLQGMIDPPRPEAIAAVRSCQTAGMQVKMITGDHVLTAQAIAEQMGLGGGKPVQAYSGRDLEQLSPEEFVEAANRGSVFARVVPEQKLRLVEALQARGQIVAMTGDGVNDAPALKQADVGIAMGRGGTEVAKAAADMILTDDNFASIEAAVEEGRTVYNNLLKAIAFILPVNGGESMTILLSVLLNRELPILAIQVLWLNMINSITMTVPLAFEPSTGREMTRPPRDPNANLLSPRLLQRILLVSVFNWILIFGVFEYIEQTTGSIDLARTMAIQALVIGRIFYLLSLSQAIPTLLGRGRASQLERHERLMDTAAIAIGIGAAILLQILFSQWSLFNIIFDTAPLSWEQWGFCLLVSLPLIVVSAAANRVDPE
- a CDS encoding GNAT family N-acetyltransferase — encoded protein: MEIRPATALDVPVLFDLICALAEYEKLSHLVTGSADLLRHYLFGPEALASALLAEVEGQAVGFALYFRNFSTFLTRPGIYLEDLFVLPEFRGRGIGKALLARVAQEAVAKGYGRLEWMVLDWNQPAIEFYRRMGAQQHPEWILNRVVGADLEALARLAKDPCRS
- a CDS encoding DUF6464 family protein, which gives rise to MPTLFSDSAWDPFCRYFSRSPYLPCAVSPLGPCRCPHHAARPKDAAWAFCPQQE